The nucleotide sequence GGAGCGAAGGCGCACCCCTGGAGAGCCCGACCCAGTCATAAACAAATTTGATAAACGACGAACCAATGGGGAACGCCCCATTTATTAAAAAAATGAACCTGCCTTTTTGGTTCATTCTCCTTTCGAATTTTGAAAAATAAATTGATAGAATTTTGAAATATATAGGAATAACCTTTGTATTTATTTTTATCAGAAAGAACTTTCTGCCAATGGAAAAGGAATGAGGTTTGAAACGAAAGGAATTGATGAGTCCCAGTAAAAAGATTCTTTCTATTGTTATTGTCGCAGCGTTTTTGTTTCAATGCCAACCTTCTGCACTCAATTCTAAATGTGACCCGAACGGTTCGTCCTATTTCCAAACTTTGATTCTTCTTTTGGGAACTAGTGAAAATACGCAATTTTGTGGTGCGAATATTAGAAACCCTTTCTTTGGAAGAACCAAGGTTCCCCGTTTTGTATTGGTTACCAATGTCGGTGTGTCCACAGCAACTAGTAACATCAATGTTTTTCGGATCCAACCTAACACAGGCGAACTATCGCAAGTGGCTGGCTCACCATTTGCGTTGACAAATCGTCCTCGTTATTCTGTAACCAATGCAGCAGGAAACACTGTCTATGTTGCTAACGTCGGTAATACTTCGGTCTCTGTACTAAGTCTTGATCCGGATACGGGTGTCTTATCCGTAAAACATTCTGATCTGGTTCTTAGTTCTACTCCTTATTCTTTGGTTTTAGATCCCAATGGGAAATATTTATTTGCGAGTTCGGAAACCACTCAGCAGATCCATCGAATGGCCATTGATTCCACTGGAAACATTTCCACCATACCGCCCGCTACGAATACATCCAATCCAACTTCTGGTGCTGTTGGAAAACTTGTTTTTGATTCTCTGGGTAGGCATTTGTATGCCGCCCTTACTGGTGGTAGCGGAAATATGTCTGGAGTTCAGGCGTTCTCATTCGATTCGGCGACAGGAGGATTCACTTCTATTAACGTTTATCAGACAAGTCAAAACAACCTTTCCCTTGCCATTTCTGCCAATGATCAGTTTGTTTATGGGGCCAATTATTTTTCACAAGATGTGTTTCCATTTGTGAGAGATGGAGGTAGCGGTGGTCTTACTATCCAAACTAGTATTTCTGCAGGTATTGCACCAGGGTATACCATTGTAGACCCTCTCAATCGATTTGTTTATGTTGCCAATAGTGGCACAGGCCAAGGAACCATTTCTGCTTATGTTATCAATTCATTGACGGGAGGATTAACGTCTGTTAGTGGCTCTCCGTTTTCATCAGGATTTAGTCCGATTGGAC is from Leptospira perdikensis and encodes:
- a CDS encoding lactonase family protein → MKRKELMSPSKKILSIVIVAAFLFQCQPSALNSKCDPNGSSYFQTLILLLGTSENTQFCGANIRNPFFGRTKVPRFVLVTNVGVSTATSNINVFRIQPNTGELSQVAGSPFALTNRPRYSVTNAAGNTVYVANVGNTSVSVLSLDPDTGVLSVKHSDLVLSSTPYSLVLDPNGKYLFASSETTQQIHRMAIDSTGNISTIPPATNTSNPTSGAVGKLVFDSLGRHLYAALTGGSGNMSGVQAFSFDSATGGFTSINVYQTSQNNLSLAISANDQFVYGANYFSQDVFPFVRDGGSGGLTIQTSISAGIAPGYTIVDPLNRFVYVANSGTGQGTISAYVINSLTGGLTSVSGSPFSSGFSPIGLGIDPSGKFLYSSNTQGGNVSGYSINGDGSLTPLVGFPVTAGTNPFSIEIVSY